From Staphylothermus hellenicus DSM 12710, a single genomic window includes:
- the rrp41 gene encoding exosome complex exonuclease Rrp41: protein MEKPVLIREDGLRHDGRRPDELRPIKMDVGVLKNADGSAYVEYGGTKIIAAVYGPREVYPRHLALPDRALIRCRYHMAPFSTSDRKSPAPSRREIELSKVIREALESLVFSELYPRTTIDVFIEVLQADGGTRTTGLTAASLALADAGIPMRDLVAGVAAGKVDGVLVLDIDEVEDEYGEADMPIGYAAGIDEIVLLQLNGVFTVEEFKEALNLAKRGAEQIYKIMKETLHKKYLKVLEE from the coding sequence TTGGAGAAACCAGTTCTTATAAGAGAAGATGGATTAAGACATGATGGTCGAAGACCAGATGAATTAAGACCAATAAAAATGGATGTAGGAGTTTTAAAAAATGCTGATGGATCAGCATATGTAGAGTATGGTGGAACAAAAATTATAGCTGCAGTTTATGGCCCACGAGAAGTTTATCCCAGACATCTAGCATTACCTGACAGAGCATTGATAAGATGCAGATATCATATGGCACCATTCTCTACTAGTGATAGAAAAAGCCCTGCACCATCTCGTCGAGAAATAGAATTGTCAAAAGTAATAAGGGAAGCCCTAGAATCACTGGTCTTCTCAGAACTATATCCGAGAACAACAATTGATGTATTCATAGAGGTATTACAAGCTGATGGCGGAACTAGAACCACTGGATTAACAGCTGCATCACTAGCTCTCGCAGATGCAGGCATACCTATGAGAGATTTAGTTGCTGGTGTTGCCGCTGGAAAGGTAGATGGAGTACTTGTTCTAGATATTGATGAAGTAGAAGATGAATATGGCGAAGCCGATATGCCTATAGGATACGCTGCCGGCATAGATGAAATAGTACTATTACAGCTCAACGGCGTATTTACTGTTGAGGAGTTCAAAGAAGCCTTAAACCTGGCTAAGCGGGGTGCTGAACAAATCTATAAGATCATGAAGGAAACTCTTCATAAAAAATATTTAAAAGTACTCGAAGAATAA
- the rrp4 gene encoding exosome complex RNA-binding protein Rrp4: MDLKILVADRQIVRPGDILAIIENSGEATPKYLPEKHVYIAENRIYSDVLGIVSITDKTVSVIPLEGVYFPKKDDLVIGLVTGVGITNWIIDIRAPYKAILNGSEVIEGFNPIIHNLRDYLDIGEYILAKISVFDRTRDPILTIKGKGLGKITEGTVIEVKPSRVPRIIGKKGSMLNLLTSKTGCNIVVAQNGMIWARCPDNHRLNILIQALKIIEDKVHMRGLTEEIRLFLDKSLGEEG, encoded by the coding sequence ATGGATCTAAAAATACTTGTTGCAGATCGGCAGATAGTGAGACCTGGCGACATACTTGCCATAATTGAAAATAGTGGAGAAGCCACTCCTAAATACCTACCTGAAAAACATGTTTATATTGCAGAAAACAGGATCTACTCAGATGTTCTTGGAATAGTATCAATAACCGATAAAACTGTTTCCGTAATTCCACTTGAAGGTGTTTATTTTCCTAAAAAAGACGATTTAGTAATAGGACTAGTTACCGGAGTAGGTATAACAAACTGGATAATAGATATACGAGCACCATATAAAGCCATACTTAACGGCTCGGAAGTTATTGAAGGATTCAATCCAATCATACATAATCTTAGAGATTACCTGGATATAGGCGAATATATTCTGGCGAAAATCTCTGTATTTGATAGAACAAGAGACCCGATCCTAACAATTAAAGGTAAGGGTTTAGGCAAAATCACCGAGGGAACAGTAATAGAGGTTAAACCAAGCCGTGTCCCAAGAATAATAGGCAAGAAAGGAAGCATGTTGAACTTACTAACAAGTAAGACTGGATGCAATATTGTTGTTGCCCAAAACGGCATGATATGGGCTAGATGCCCAGATAATCATCGCTTAAATATTCTTATCCAAGCCCTAAAAATTATAGAGGACAAGGTTCATATGCGTGGATTAACCGAGGAAATAAGGCTTTTTCTAGATAAATCTCTTGGAGAAGAGGGATGA
- a CDS encoding ribosome assembly factor SBDS, which produces MPEKHVIARYEAKGHKFEILVNPDLALKVKEGKTVNIDELLVGDYVYKDARKGLKASPESLRAVFGTDDIKKVALEIIKRGEIHLTAEQRRRIIENKRRQIISLIARNAIDPKTKLPIPPKRIELAMEQARVSIDPFKSPKSQIEEIVSKIARIIPIKIAKAYIAVKVPPQFSGKVYKVLSSIGEIKKSNWLNDGSLLVEIEIPAGMQEELIERINKVTHGSANIKVLYVR; this is translated from the coding sequence TTGCCTGAAAAACACGTTATTGCAAGATATGAAGCGAAAGGTCACAAGTTTGAGATTCTTGTAAACCCTGATCTTGCTCTTAAGGTTAAGGAAGGAAAAACTGTAAATATCGATGAATTATTAGTTGGTGACTATGTCTATAAAGATGCTAGGAAGGGATTGAAAGCTTCTCCGGAAAGCCTAAGAGCTGTTTTCGGCACGGATGATATAAAGAAGGTAGCCTTGGAGATCATTAAACGTGGAGAAATTCATTTAACCGCTGAACAAAGGAGGAGAATTATAGAAAATAAGAGGAGACAAATTATTAGCTTAATTGCTAGAAACGCCATCGATCCAAAGACTAAGCTTCCAATACCTCCTAAGCGAATAGAACTTGCAATGGAACAGGCTAGAGTATCAATTGATCCTTTTAAAAGCCCTAAATCACAAATTGAGGAAATAGTTTCTAAAATCGCGAGAATCATACCTATAAAGATCGCTAAAGCATATATTGCAGTGAAAGTCCCGCCTCAGTTTAGTGGGAAGGTATATAAAGTTTTAAGTAGTATTGGAGAGATAAAGAAAAGCAATTGGTTAAATGATGGAAGCTTACTAGTTGAAATCGAAATCCCTGCTGGGATGCAGGAGGAACTCATTGAGAGAATTAACAAAGTAACACATGGATCTGCGAATATAAAAGTATTATATGTGAGGTGA
- the psmA gene encoding archaeal proteasome endopeptidase complex subunit alpha produces MGLGISPATAYDRAITIFSPDGRIYQVEYAFESVRRGWTTLGVKGREGAVVVVEKRKISPLIDDKAVQKVFKIDKHIGASFAGIASDGRVLVDYARQVALLHRFYYDERITVEYLAKQVCDIKQAYTQHAGVRPFGVAIIFVGVDDKGPQLYMTEPSGRYLSYYAVAIGEKSSSATEFLEKNYKYDISIHDTIKLGILTIANIIEGKVSHENIEAGYIDREKQEFRIMTPEEIDKYLEELRSEGKIKE; encoded by the coding sequence ATGGGTCTCGGTATATCGCCTGCTACCGCATATGATAGAGCAATCACTATATTCTCTCCAGACGGCAGAATCTACCAGGTTGAATACGCTTTCGAATCAGTAAGAAGGGGATGGACTACTCTAGGTGTTAAGGGACGTGAGGGCGCCGTTGTCGTTGTCGAGAAACGTAAGATTTCGCCATTAATCGATGATAAAGCCGTACAGAAAGTGTTCAAGATAGATAAGCATATAGGCGCTAGCTTCGCGGGAATAGCTAGTGATGGTAGAGTATTAGTTGATTATGCTCGTCAAGTAGCATTGCTTCATAGATTCTACTATGATGAAAGAATAACTGTTGAATATCTTGCTAAACAAGTATGCGATATAAAACAAGCATATACTCAACATGCTGGTGTAAGACCTTTCGGAGTAGCAATTATATTTGTAGGCGTTGACGATAAAGGGCCGCAGCTATACATGACAGAGCCAAGCGGTAGATATCTGAGCTACTATGCAGTAGCTATAGGTGAGAAAAGCAGTAGTGCAACAGAGTTTCTAGAGAAGAACTATAAATACGACATATCTATACATGATACGATAAAGCTGGGAATACTAACTATAGCGAACATTATTGAGGGAAAAGTATCGCATGAAAATATTGAGGCAGGATATATTGATAGAGAAAAACAAGAATTTAGAATAATGACACCCGAAGAAATAGATAAGTATCTCGAAGAACTAAGAAGCGAGGGTAAAATAAAAGAGTAA
- a CDS encoding Rpp14/Pop5 family protein: MMLLLIIILSILSILLVIITYILGRRIKRLMLRLNKLQKNIDLLRLVYIKNKEAISKPGKIRKRYIVFAILSSSDFKIDKIKIEKSIRSYWEKLLGRISLVKADPQLIYFDPSIKRGVLRVAHTYKDEALAVLGTIKKINSHECLVVPLKTTGTLKKARKIMYSLRKDLQK; this comes from the coding sequence ATGATGCTACTGTTAATAATTATCTTATCTATACTTTCAATATTACTCGTTATTATAACGTATATTTTGGGGAGAAGAATTAAAAGGCTCATGCTCCGATTAAACAAGTTACAGAAAAATATTGATCTATTAAGACTAGTTTATATAAAAAATAAAGAAGCCATAAGTAAACCAGGCAAAATAAGGAAAAGATACATAGTTTTCGCCATTCTATCTAGCAGCGATTTTAAAATCGACAAAATAAAGATAGAGAAAAGCATTCGTTCATATTGGGAAAAATTATTGGGCCGAATTTCCCTTGTCAAAGCCGATCCCCAGCTTATATATTTTGATCCATCTATTAAAAGAGGAGTTCTTAGAGTAGCTCATACATATAAAGATGAAGCCTTAGCTGTACTTGGAACAATCAAGAAAATCAACAGCCATGAATGCTTAGTGGTTCCATTAAAAACTACTGGAACACTTAAGAAGGCAAGGAAAATAATGTATAGTCTGAGAAAAGATTTGCAGAAATAA
- a CDS encoding RNase P subunit p30 family protein, translating to MKKIFIDLWIKEINEEIIYFLDKLGFIGVAVEDLSTRYKKINNLVIVKKAVISAEKRSELRKHLRGIKNKTVIVSVKPLSIEAARMAAHDGRVDTIIIDKDSLYYIDKAQINMMKQFSKPLEIPLNDFLKANRKYQSMIYRRINLALQRNIPLIISSHATKTSELLNPVGATYLSKILFDINIKQALIYLTSFPREIIVANGVKI from the coding sequence TTGAAAAAAATATTTATTGATCTATGGATCAAGGAGATAAATGAGGAAATAATATATTTTCTGGATAAACTTGGATTTATAGGTGTAGCAGTAGAAGATCTTAGTACTAGGTATAAAAAGATAAACAACTTAGTAATCGTAAAGAAAGCTGTAATATCCGCTGAAAAACGTTCTGAGCTTCGAAAACATCTACGTGGAATAAAGAATAAAACAGTAATTGTTTCTGTTAAACCATTAAGTATTGAAGCTGCAAGAATGGCTGCACATGATGGAAGAGTAGACACAATAATTATTGATAAAGATTCACTATACTATATAGATAAGGCACAGATTAATATGATGAAACAATTCTCGAAACCATTAGAGATTCCATTAAATGATTTTTTAAAAGCGAATAGAAAATATCAATCAATGATTTATAGAAGAATAAATCTAGCTCTTCAAAGAAACATACCATTAATCATATCTAGCCATGCAACTAAAACAAGTGAGTTATTAAACCCCGTTGGAGCAACATATTTATCTAAAATACTGTTCGACATAAATATTAAACAAGCTCTAATTTACCTAACATCTTTTCCTCGAGAAATAATTGTTGCTAATGGTGTTAAAATATGA
- a CDS encoding RNA-binding domain-containing protein codes for MINVREITILTHCHATEDCEKVLHAVRNILPSNIRNNIVFNKQVLRGHYGNPITIIRATITSNAEQVLKHIANLMDDTEKTILSVSFDLRYGRRENKLYLRISKQKAYSGKVVIHDSDDVIKLVIRFKGSRRPEKIKEFLREMGLIK; via the coding sequence ATGATAAATGTCAGAGAAATCACTATTCTAACACATTGCCATGCAACAGAGGACTGCGAAAAAGTCCTGCACGCAGTTAGAAATATTCTACCATCTAATATAAGGAATAATATAGTTTTTAACAAACAAGTTCTCCGCGGACACTACGGTAACCCTATAACTATTATAAGAGCAACTATAACTAGTAATGCTGAACAAGTCTTAAAACACATAGCCAACCTGATGGATGATACAGAAAAAACAATACTAAGCGTATCATTTGATCTCAGATATGGTCGTAGAGAGAACAAGCTCTACTTAAGAATAAGTAAGCAGAAAGCATATAGTGGAAAAGTAGTTATTCATGATTCAGACGATGTGATTAAGTTAGTAATAAGATTTAAAGGATCTAGAAGGCCTGAGAAAATAAAAGAATTTCTAAGAGAAATGGGGCTGATCAAGTAA
- a CDS encoding 50S ribosomal protein L15e, which yields MVKGMYHYIAQLWKRPYEGEMLTLMRQRLIKWRREPAIIRIEKPTRLDRARTLGYKAKQGFIVVRVRVRKGGLRKQRPNKGRRPKRMGIYGFAPSKSLRLIAEERAARKYPNLEVLNSYYVGEDGNYKWYEVLLVDPHHPAICNDPDIKWICEKQHRGRVFRGLTSAGKKMRGLRKSRGLKYTVKYKWKRKQKERMLKKRHEASRGAREPWQIALKKAEE from the coding sequence ATGGTTAAGGGAATGTACCATTATATAGCTCAACTATGGAAACGGCCATATGAAGGGGAAATGCTGACACTAATGCGTCAAAGACTGATTAAGTGGAGAAGGGAGCCAGCAATAATAAGAATAGAGAAACCAACAAGACTTGATAGGGCGAGAACACTAGGATATAAAGCTAAGCAGGGATTTATAGTTGTACGTGTACGCGTTAGAAAGGGAGGACTACGGAAACAAAGGCCAAATAAAGGCCGCCGCCCAAAGAGAATGGGTATTTATGGATTTGCCCCAAGTAAAAGTTTAAGGTTAATAGCAGAGGAAAGAGCTGCTAGGAAGTATCCTAACTTAGAAGTTCTTAACAGCTATTATGTAGGAGAGGACGGTAACTATAAGTGGTACGAGGTATTACTTGTAGATCCCCATCATCCAGCAATATGCAATGATCCAGATATAAAATGGATCTGTGAAAAACAGCATAGAGGAAGAGTATTCCGTGGATTAACTAGCGCTGGTAAAAAGATGCGTGGCCTACGGAAGAGCCGCGGACTAAAGTACACTGTCAAGTATAAGTGGAAGAGAAAACAAAAAGAGAGAATGTTGAAGAAGAGACATGAAGCTAGCCGCGGAGCCAGAGAACCCTGGCAAATAGCGTTGAAGAAAGCCGAAGAGTAG